From a single Planctellipticum variicoloris genomic region:
- the aspS gene encoding aspartate--tRNA ligase, with protein sequence MLRTHTCGELRSEHADQTVTLCGWVDKYRDHAGIVFVDLRDRYGRTQVKFDLAEADTIQQWARGLRYEDVIQVTGKVVRRPEGQENPKLSTGGVELLVRELTVLNKSKTPPFEPSTTALPNEELRLKHRFLDLRRPDVQTNIILRHRMTKLVRDYFDEKQFLEIETPILGRSTPEGARDYLVPSRVHAGMFYALPQSPQLYKQILMVAGFDRYFQIARCFRDEDLRADRQPEFTQIDVEMAFVQREDILQTIDGLILRMVKELKGLDHELPLPRYTHADVMERYGTDKPDLRFGMELVDVADIATACGFGVFTKTIETGGRVRGLRAPGAAEKYSRKAIDELTEFVKNYGAQGLAFFRVKSPTELDSPIAKFFSAEHQQALIERLGGQTGDVLFFVASTPKVTSAALAALRNRLGKELELYDPSEIKAAWVLDFPMYAWNEEEQRWEAEHHPFCQPVEEDIPLFDTDPGKIRAQSYDLICNGYEAASGSVRIHDPAVQQRVFNFIGITPEDAEDRFGFLLESLRYGAPPHAGIALGLDRWVMMFAGCDNIRDVIAFPKTQKAADMLTGAPSTVDAKQLRDLHIKTDVPR encoded by the coding sequence GTGCTTCGGACTCATACCTGCGGCGAATTGCGGTCGGAACATGCCGACCAGACCGTGACCCTCTGCGGCTGGGTCGACAAGTATCGCGATCATGCCGGCATCGTGTTTGTCGATCTGCGAGACCGGTACGGCCGGACACAGGTCAAATTCGACCTTGCCGAGGCGGACACGATTCAGCAGTGGGCCCGCGGCCTCCGTTACGAAGATGTGATTCAGGTCACTGGCAAGGTGGTCCGCCGGCCCGAAGGGCAGGAGAATCCCAAGCTGAGCACCGGCGGCGTCGAGCTGCTGGTTCGCGAGCTGACGGTCCTCAACAAGAGCAAGACCCCCCCGTTCGAACCAAGCACCACTGCGCTGCCGAACGAGGAGCTGCGTCTGAAGCACCGCTTTCTGGACCTCCGGCGGCCGGACGTGCAGACGAACATTATCCTGCGGCACCGGATGACGAAGCTGGTGCGGGACTACTTCGACGAGAAGCAGTTCCTGGAGATCGAGACGCCGATCCTGGGACGGAGCACGCCCGAAGGGGCGCGGGATTACCTGGTTCCCAGCCGGGTTCATGCGGGGATGTTCTACGCTCTTCCGCAGTCGCCGCAGCTCTACAAGCAGATCCTGATGGTGGCCGGTTTCGACCGCTACTTCCAGATCGCCCGCTGCTTCCGCGACGAAGACCTGCGGGCCGACCGTCAGCCGGAATTCACGCAGATCGACGTCGAGATGGCTTTCGTGCAGCGGGAAGACATCCTGCAGACGATCGACGGGTTGATCCTCCGCATGGTCAAGGAGCTGAAGGGGCTCGACCACGAGCTGCCTTTGCCCCGCTACACGCACGCGGATGTGATGGAGCGCTACGGCACCGACAAGCCCGATCTGCGGTTCGGCATGGAGCTGGTCGATGTCGCGGACATCGCGACCGCCTGCGGCTTCGGCGTGTTTACCAAGACGATTGAGACCGGCGGCCGGGTCCGCGGACTGCGGGCGCCCGGAGCGGCGGAGAAGTACAGCCGGAAGGCGATCGACGAGCTGACCGAGTTCGTGAAGAACTACGGCGCGCAGGGGCTGGCGTTCTTCCGCGTGAAGTCGCCGACGGAGCTCGACTCGCCGATCGCCAAGTTCTTTTCCGCGGAACACCAGCAGGCGCTGATCGAACGACTCGGAGGTCAGACAGGGGACGTGCTGTTCTTCGTGGCATCGACGCCCAAGGTGACGAGCGCCGCCCTGGCCGCATTGCGGAACCGGCTCGGCAAGGAGTTGGAGCTGTACGACCCGAGCGAGATTAAAGCCGCCTGGGTGCTCGACTTCCCGATGTATGCCTGGAACGAGGAAGAACAGCGGTGGGAGGCGGAGCACCATCCGTTCTGCCAGCCGGTCGAAGAAGATATTCCGCTGTTCGACACCGACCCCGGCAAGATCCGGGCGCAGTCGTACGACCTGATCTGCAACGGCTACGAGGCCGCGTCGGGCTCCGTCCGTATTCACGATCCGGCCGTGCAGCAGCGGGTCTTCAACTTCATCGGAATCACGCCCGAAGATGCGGAAGACCGGTTCGGCTTCCTGCTGGAATCGCTGCGATACGGAGCCCCTCCGCACGCGGGAATCGCGCTGGGTCTCGACCGCTGGGTGATGATGTTTGCGGGCTGCGACAACATCCGCGACGTGATTGCCTTCCCGAAGACGCAGAAGGCGGCGGATATGCTGACCGGCGCGCCATCGACCGTGGACGCGAAGCAGCTTCGGGATCTGCATATCAAGACGGATGTGCCGCGATGA